Genomic window (Bacillota bacterium):
TCCGGGTCGGCATCAGAGAACACGTTCTGAGCCTGGCCAACAGAAAGCTCTTGATCCTTGCCGTCTTTCTTAAAGGGAATCTGCATCCGGCCGGTTATGATGTTGTACAAATCACTCCAGCCGTGGTAGCCGTCCACAGCCAAATCATTTGCCAGCTTTTCCTGAGCTTCAGGCATTTCATCGGCGGCCCATTGGCGCCGCTCCTCCAGGTTGAAGGCCAGCGGGGCGAGATCTTTCAATAGTTCCTGCCATTCTTGATTAGGAATTGCCAACAGCTGACGGTCTACAGAAGTTTGTACTGAGCCGTAGGCCGCACGTAATTGCTGGAGCTTGCCGGCCAGCAATTTTGCTTGCGTATCCTTTACGTTCTGGGCATTAAGACAGCCAATAAAGGCGCCAGCTTCACTGAGGCGACCGCCGAGATTCTGCATCCGCTCCACAAAGGCAGGCCAATCATCAATTTTAGCCTGTACATCCTTTGCCAACTTATCGATATCCCGGGAAATTTCTTCTATGTAAGCCGCCAACTGTGGTGACTCGCTGCCACCGGGGAATATAGATTCCAGATCCCAGACATGCTTGAGGTTTGTTAGCATTAGCTTCACTCCTTGTTATATAATGGTTATGTAAGTGTTTCGACACCTGACAGAAAATACCTGCAGAAAGAGGTGGTTAGATGACCATGTTATTTTCCCCTTACCAGCTAAAAGGTATAACCCTCAAGAACCGGATTGTAATGGCGCCGATGTGCACCTATTCCTGCATGACCGAAGACGGGAAAGTGGCTCCCTGGCATCTGGTTCATTACGGCAGCCGGGCAATCGGCCAGCCGGGAATGATCATTGTCGAGGCAACCGCAGTCACGCCACGGGGACGGATCAGCGTCAATGACCTGGGCCTGTGGGATGATAGTCAGATTTCCGGCATGCAGGAGCTGGTCGCGACAATCCACAGCGAAAACTGCGTTGCTGCGGTACAACTAAACCACGCCGGCCGCAAAGCCGTGGTCGGTGAACCGGGGCTTGCCCCCTCCCCCCTGGCGTTCAGCACGGACTATCCTCGGCCGGAGGAGCTGAACATCGACCAAATAGAGACGATAATCGGACAGTTCCAGGCAGCGGCCAGGCGAGCAAAATCAGCGGGATTCGATGTTATCGAGCTCCACGGCGCTCATGGCTACCTGTTGAATCAATTCCTATCGCCCCTGACCAACAGACGAACTGATGAGTACGGCAGCACTCCGGAGAAACGCTTCAGGCTACTGGCGCAGATAACAGAAGCTGTCCAGGCAGTCTGGGACGGCCCGCTAATGGTGCGGCTCTCGGTGGAAGAGTACCATAGCGAAGGAAACGGCCCCGATGAGACTGCCTACAACGTAGAGTGCCTGCAGGCCCTGGGAGTGGACATGATTGACTGCTCCAGCGGCGGCGTGCACCCGGCGCGGGTCCCCCATTATCCCGGTTACCAGGTGCCCTATGCAGAGCGCTTTCGCCGGGAGTTCGGCATTGCCACCGGCGCCGTTGGTCTGATTATCTCCCCTCTGCATGCGGAGGAAATTCTCCAAAATGGGCGTGCCGACCTGGTATTGCTGGGCAGGGAGCTGTTACGGAATCCTAACTGGCCGATCTATGCAGCCAGAGAACTGGGCGCTGAAATAAAAATACCCCGCCAATATCAGCGGGGCTGGTGAACGATGGGGCCAGGTCCGGCGTAAGCGGGGATCTGGCCCTTTACCTCTCTCCAGGTAACCGGTAAAATTCCTGGGATAAAGTATCGACAAACAGCATCGTTCCGCCGGAGAGTAAATCTCCCCGGCCAATCAGCAGCTTGGTCACCTCTGCCACTTGCAGGCTGGCCACCAGGGCGGGAGTAAAGGATGGATTGCCCAATTTCTCCTCCAAGCCCATATTCCGCTCCCCGGTATAGATTCGGTCCAAGGTATCATCGCCGGGAAGAATTGTCGCCACCTGGCCATACCAACCGGCAATCGCGCCGTGAACCATAGGGATACCGAGCCGGGCGCATTCCGCTTGCAATAGTTTGCGTCCGGAGACATTATCCAAGGCATCGACAACTACATCGTGGCCCTGCAGCACTCCCTGGGCATTCTCAGAGGAAAGCCAGATATCCATCGTCGTGACCTGAACATGGGGATTAATTTGGCGGATATGTTCAGCCGCCTCCAACGCTTTACTCTTTCCCAGGTTATCTACCCGGCACAACAGTTGCCGATTGAGGTTGGATTCCGCAAACACATCACCGTCCACAACAGTAAGGGCGCCTACCCCCAGGCGTGCTAGCATCTCTAAAATATAACCGCCGAGCCCGCCGCAGCCGATAACTGCGGCCTTTTTTTCGCGCAAGAGCAGATTTTCCGCTTCGCTGAGCATGCCGATATTTTTACGATAACGTTCCATCAACCGCCACCCACCGGCGGGAAAATTGAGATAGTATCCTGCGGGGCCAGTTCTGAATCCAACGTGACATCGAGGCGATTGCGGAGCAATATTGCAGCATCTTGCTCCGCAATCGCAAGGACAGCGAGCACGTCTCGCACAACCGCACTCTCTTTGAGTTCAATTGTCAAAGTCTTCCCCCTGCCTTCCCGCAAAGTGGCAAACAACCGTACGTTAACTTGCATTGGCACACCCCCTAGGGACAGATTACAAAATTCCGGGCCCACAAGCAATCCCCGCAAGTGGGCATATTGCCTTCGCAGTCCCAGACTGTTGAATTAATTATCTCACAGCCATCCACCAATTCACAGTCCATACAAGAGGGGTACTGATTGGTAAACACTGTATAGCGAAAGCGTCGGTAGGCTTCGCTGTTCCAAATCTCTCGAAGCGTCTGCTTCTTAATTGAGCCAAAGGAATGACGTACTACTTCTTTCGGTCGCTCAAAAACATATTCCCGGCCATTATGGGCCAGACGATAGCACGGCACCACGTCGCCAAGATAGTTGATCATCATTGCCGCCTCGTCGATAAACCGGCAGCGTCGGATGGTCTTCAATTCATAATTAGGAAGAACTAGATTCACTCCGCGCAAAAACGAGTGATTGCGAACCCGGTTAAACAAGTTGCGCATTGCTTCATTCTGATATCGGGAATAAAGAATTTTACCGCTGTGTTCCTCGGTCTGGGGTACAAGATTGGATATGATTACGCCGTGGATTTTTTCTTGGGCAGCGAGATCAATCACGGAGCGCAGCGAATCAATATTATCACAGGAAGCGACAAATTGCAGCCAGAGGGTGGGACCGCCAGAGTGGCGTCGTAGATTTGCAAGTCCCGCACGCACCTGCTGCAAATCTGTGCCGCGTATGCGGTAATATTCCTCGTCGCCGCCATCTACGGAAATCACCAATTTATTGACATGGGCTGCAATTAGTTTAGCGATTCGGTCTTCGGTCAAAGAGATTCCGTTGCTGGTCACTGTCAGTCGACAGGAAGCAAACAACTTTACAGCACGGTCAAACAGTGGCGCATGGGTCGGTTCGCCAATTCCACCCAACACCACCTCTGGATGCTCGCTAAACCTTGCAGCCTCCTGCGCCAGCGCCTCCAGCAACTCCCCGGGCAAATCCCCTGTTCCTTCTGTCCAGGCGCGACGGTAGCAAATTTGGCAATTTAGATTACAGCGACTGGTAAGTTCCAAATAGAGGCGCCGAGGTTCAGAATCTATAAAGTTGGGCACATAACCCGGTTTTTCCATCTACATCACCTGCAGTGCAGGAAGAGCTTCTTTGCAGAAGCTCTTCCCATATTTTTAGCTGATATCTAGTTCCTGCAACTTCGCGCTGGTCGGTACACCATTGGCATCCCAGCCCCGCTGCTCATAATACTCAGGCAGCAGCTCTGCTAGCTGATGAACCTTGCCCTTGGCGGGGCCATCAGGCATCGGCTCTTCCAGCAGTCGCTTAGGCAGTGTATCGTCTGCCTTGGTAAAGCCAGCCTCCAGGTTAAACAAACGCTCCACGTTCCAGATCCGCTCACCGGCGGTAAGCAAGCTCTCCGCTGTGTGCTCGCTGCCAGTAACAGCATTCAACAATTCTGCATAATCTTCAGCGCCCAGAGCAAAGGATGTGAAGAGACAAAGCCCCATGGAATCAATGGCCGCAGTCAGGTCCTGGAATATCTTGGACCAGGTAGCCTTACCTTCCAAGCTGAACCGATCCAGTTTTTCGGGCACACCGAGAATCTCAGGCGAAATCAGGTAGCCCCGGACATGGCAGCCGCCGCGGTTGGTAGTAGCATACTGGAGGCCCATTCCCTGAATTCCCCGGGGGTCATAGGCCGGTAATTCCAGCTTCTTGACACTCATCGACACCTCTGGCATACCGTACATCTCGCCCAACCGGTAGGAACCTTCGGCCAATTTATCGCCAAAACCTTCCCGCATACCCATCGCCTTTGTCCAGTGTATAACCGCGTCAGCATCACCAAACTCCAAGCCGGCGCCGTTCAATTCATCGGCCTTAATCTTGCCTCGTTGGTAAAGCTCCATCGCAGCGGCAATCGTTGTGCCGGC
Coding sequences:
- the namA gene encoding NADPH dehydrogenase NamA; amino-acid sequence: MLFSPYQLKGITLKNRIVMAPMCTYSCMTEDGKVAPWHLVHYGSRAIGQPGMIIVEATAVTPRGRISVNDLGLWDDSQISGMQELVATIHSENCVAAVQLNHAGRKAVVGEPGLAPSPLAFSTDYPRPEELNIDQIETIIGQFQAAARRAKSAGFDVIELHGAHGYLLNQFLSPLTNRRTDEYGSTPEKRFRLLAQITEAVQAVWDGPLMVRLSVEEYHSEGNGPDETAYNVECLQALGVDMIDCSSGGVHPARVPHYPGYQVPYAERFRREFGIATGAVGLIISPLHAEEILQNGRADLVLLGRELLRNPNWPIYAARELGAEIKIPRQYQRGW
- a CDS encoding HesA/MoeB/ThiF family protein → MERYRKNIGMLSEAENLLLREKKAAVIGCGGLGGYILEMLARLGVGALTVVDGDVFAESNLNRQLLCRVDNLGKSKALEAAEHIRQINPHVQVTTMDIWLSSENAQGVLQGHDVVVDALDNVSGRKLLQAECARLGIPMVHGAIAGWYGQVATILPGDDTLDRIYTGERNMGLEEKLGNPSFTPALVASLQVAEVTKLLIGRGDLLSGGTMLFVDTLSQEFYRLPGER
- a CDS encoding MoaD/ThiS family protein; this translates as MQVNVRLFATLREGRGKTLTIELKESAVVRDVLAVLAIAEQDAAILLRNRLDVTLDSELAPQDTISIFPPVGGG
- a CDS encoding radical SAM protein → MEKPGYVPNFIDSEPRRLYLELTSRCNLNCQICYRRAWTEGTGDLPGELLEALAQEAARFSEHPEVVLGGIGEPTHAPLFDRAVKLFASCRLTVTSNGISLTEDRIAKLIAAHVNKLVISVDGGDEEYYRIRGTDLQQVRAGLANLRRHSGGPTLWLQFVASCDNIDSLRSVIDLAAQEKIHGVIISNLVPQTEEHSGKILYSRYQNEAMRNLFNRVRNHSFLRGVNLVLPNYELKTIRRCRFIDEAAMMINYLGDVVPCYRLAHNGREYVFERPKEVVRHSFGSIKKQTLREIWNSEAYRRFRYTVFTNQYPSCMDCELVDGCEIINSTVWDCEGNMPTCGDCLWARNFVICP